DNA sequence from the Maribacter dokdonensis DSW-8 genome:
AATAAGTTGATTCAAGGCGATACGATTGGCAAAATCATTATCTTTTTTATAAACAGCGTTATAATTCAAATTAAAAACAACATCAGAACCGCCCAATACGGCAGACATACATTCTGTAGTAGTTCTTAGCATATTTACATTAAAATCATAAATGGTCTTATTACGTTTTGATGGCTGTGACACTATGGAGCAGGGAATGGTAATACCATAAGCTTTGGACAAAACATTCCATAGGTTTCTTAAGGCTTTTAACTTTGCGATTTCAAAAAAATAATTACCAGCTACCGAAACCTTGAAATCTATACTTTTTAATAGTCCTAAATTTTCACCTTGCTTCAGTACATTCAAATACTCGTTCGCATGAGACATTGCATAAGCCAATTGTTGTACAATGTCTGCACCGGCATTTTCATAAAGCGAAACATCTACACTTAATATAGTTTCGGTATCCAATGTAAATAGTTCCTCGACGAGTGACATATCCGAAGACATATTTTCATACCAATTTCCAGACCTTGCCAAATGACCTATGGGGTCAATCTGCCAATGGATTTTATTTGCATTTGATACTTTATCAAGGATCTGTTTTATATAAATTTTGGACAAAAATTGCAGTTCGAAGCATACTTTGACCCTGTTTAAATCAATATTGTTCAAAATGATAACTGCATCTACGTTCTCCGACGGTACAATAAACTGCAGAGCCTCTGCACCTTTTTCTAGATACCTGAGCGCTTTTTCATTAGCCATTATGGCATTACCGGCATAAATATTTTGCCCTATTTTCCACGTAGAA
Encoded proteins:
- a CDS encoding methylmalonyl-CoA mutase subunit beta, which produces MKGETLFDSFRDISEKEWKQKIQYNLKGKDYNEEVVWNSPEGIKVKPFYHAEDLEHITIQQVQNSTWKIGQNIYAGNAIMANEKALRYLEKGAEALQFIVPSENVDAVIILNNIDLNRVKVCFELQFLSKIYIKQILDKVSNANKIHWQIDPIGHLARSGNWYENMSSDMSLVEELFTLDTETILSVDVSLYENAGADIVQQLAYAMSHANEYLNVLKQGENLGLLKSIDFKVSVAGNYFFEIAKLKALRNLWNVLSKAYGITIPCSIVSQPSKRNKTIYDFNVNMLRTTTECMSAVLGGSDVVFNLNYNAVYKKDNDFANRIALNQLILLKEESYFDKVENATEGSYYIETITHQLAEKALLLFKSIEKDGGFLKQLKNHTIQNKIADSARKQQEKFNAKKLVLVGSNVFQNEADKMGEALELYPFVKKNPRKTLITPIIEKRLAEELEQNRLSHE